The window tgttaagtgcttatccatgtttgcgtcttcattacatgatcattagtttttagtaactttgtcttaaagttatgaatgtcctatgaatccatcacctctcttaaatgaaaactgttttaattcaaaagaacaagaagtacatgagtttcgaatttatccttgaacttagtttaattatattgatgtggtgacaatgcttcttgttttctgaatgaatgcttgaatagtgcatatgtcttttgaagttgttgtttaagaatgttaaatatgttagctcttgaaagaatgatgataaggagacatgttatttgataatctgaaaaatcataaaaatgattcttgaagcaagaaaaagcagcaaagaacaaagcttgcagaaaaaaaaagagaaaaaaaatataggcgaaaaaaaataaaaagaaaaagcaagcagaaaaagccaaaagctcttaaaaccaagaggcaagagcaaaaagtcaataacccttaaaaccaaaaggcaagggtaaataaaaaggatcccaaggctttgagcatcagtggataggagggcctaacggaataaaatcctggcctaagcggctaaaccaagctgtccctaaccatgtgcttgtggcgtgaaggtgtcaagtgaaaacttgagactgagcggttaaaggcaaggtccaaagcaaaagaagagtgtgcttaagaaccctggacacctcgaATTCAGGACtttagcaaaactgagtcacaatctgaaaaggttcacccaattatgtgtctgtggcatttatgtatccggtggtaatactggaaaacaaagtgcttagggccatggccaagactcataaaatagctgtgttcaagaatcatcatgctgaactaagagaatcaataacactatctgaactctgagttcctatagatgccaatcattctgaacttcaatggataaagtgagatgccaaaactattcaagaggcaaaaagctacaagtcccgctcatttaattggagctatgtttcattgatagtttggaatttatagtatattctcttctttttattctatttgattttcagttgcttggggacaagcaacaatttaagtttggtgttgtgatgagcggataatttatacgctttttggcattgtttttagtatgtttttagtagaatctagttacttttagggatatttttattagtttttatgttaaattcacatttctggattttactatgagtttgtgtgtttttttgtgatttcaggtattttctggctgaaattgagggacttgagcaaaaatcagatttagaggttgaagaaggactgctgatgctgttggattctgacctccctgcactcaaagtggattttctggagctacagaactcaaaatggcgcgcttccaattgcgttggaaagtagacatccagggctttccagcaatatataatagtccatactttggccgattttagatgacgtaaaagggcgttgaacgccagttctatgctgctgtctggagttaaacgccagaaacacgtcacaagccagagttgaacgccagaaatacgttacaaactggcgttcaactccaagactgacctctacacgtgtaacattcaagctcagcccaagcacacaccaagtgggccccggaagtggatttatgcagcaattacttacttctgtaaaccctagtaactagtttattataaataggactttttactattatattagacattatctttgatcagttttatgctatcttagactttcattggggctggccattcggccatgcctgaaccattatcacttatgtattttcatacggtagagtttctgcactccatagattaaggtgtggagctctgctgttcttcaaagattaatgcaaagtactactttttttctattcaattcaacttattccgcttctaagatattcattcgcacttcaacctgaatgtgatgaacgtgacaatcatcatcattcccccacgaacgcgtgcctgacaaccacttccgttccactttagattgaatgagtatctcttggatctcttaatcagaatcttcgtggtataagctagattgatggtggcattcatgagagtccggaaagtctaaaccttgtctgtggtattccgagtaagactctgcgattgaatgactgtgacgaacttcaaacttgcgagtgctggacgtattgacagacgtaaaaggagggtgaatcctattccagtatgatcgagaacctcagatgattagccgtgctgtgacagagcatttggaccattttcacaagaggatgggatgcagccattgacaagggtgacgCCTCGAGacaattagccatgcagtgacagcgcatcggaccattttccagagaggattaaaagtagctattgacaacggtgatgtccttacataaagccagccatagaaaggagtaagactgattggatgaagacagcgggaaagcaaagattcagaggaacgaaagcatctctatacgcttatctgaaattctcaccaatgaattacataagtgtttctattcttattttctatctatttattatttatgttcgaaaactccataaccttttgatatccgcctgactgagatttacaaggtgaccatagcttgcttcataccaacaatctccgtgggatcgacccttactcacgtaaaggtttattacttggacgacccagtgcacttgctggttagttgtatcgaagttgtgaatgaaaaacgatttattaagacgtgcgtacagagtttttggtgccgttgcctgagatcacaatttcgtgcatcagtagtcttctgagtctagggtgaatatcattctctgtttatatgtatatactatgagaccaGCCGATGTTTacaccccgtttgtacgtgaactttaacctaaatcctgtgtacgagactcctgttgtgtggctacttcatgaggtaccagagagatgtcctatggcaatgtctgatcctacagaggagtagcagatgatgttctaccttttgatgatgctccacttgacttgagttttgaagacttagaacgtactttccctcagtttagtagtttagagggactaggtgagtatagagtctaggctagcctaggtgccagcttagggacctcttaaacaggtcaggacctgggatgttgtatgtatatatatgtatatagatatcatttagctatatctaggggtgttctaactaacagtctatattcaactacttgtgatgtatttatatgtggttgtttataactgttttatatgttattatttgtgaattgattataaatgattctatttattaattcaaacattttcaaaaaaaaagtacctcgctaactaactatgcttttaacatcgaatcaggctcatataataaataatagataataattaggatgaaaaattggtagcactccgtttctggtatctcctaggcatactgaaaattgggtcgttacaggaAGGCCGATATGAAGTAGTGAAAGTGGAACCCTATAGGGTTTAGCATTTGCGCCACCCCTCAAGTCCGGATATCTTCAAGGTCAATGGGCACCGTCTcaagttgtatcatggtgagcaaatgaagagcaacaaagagattGAGGTATTCCTTTTGGATGATGCACCTCTTGGCAAAGAGCAATGAGCtagtggaagtccaacttaaggacattaaacaaaagtgctaggtgggagacaccccaccatggtgagatcTATCCTTTCTTACCCTTTTGTATATAGTTCTTGAACTCTTCTTTGTTTTGTGATTGCTTAGCTATAGTTTTGCTTGATTAGAGTTGATTGTGGCTACCTTAGATAACTTGTTCATGAAGACTTGCATTGATTTTTCAATGGATGAATTGATTTTGTGGTAGGAGAACACCCCTTTTTTAGGTTTTgcattgagttttgggtgtttttgaCCCCTTTGGCTTGTTTGGCCATTAAGTTCATGATAATTAGGCATTCTTCATGTTCCTGGGTCATTTTCGAGAGAGTTGTACAAATTCTGCACCCTAGGCACAAACACAgtcgcgcgtgcgcgcacctggcgcgtacgcgtccatggccCATTTGCGCAAAAGCGCGCGTATGTGCACTACGCTCGTATGCGCTAATAATGCGATTTGAAATCCTGAGCCATTTTTCTGAGAGTTATGCCCAAGTTGGGCTAGTATCATGCCAATGGCCTAATTCGActtgcgcgtacgcgcacctCAATCAAAATGCATatcgacgcgccagcgcaccgtgcgcgtccgcgtcgatcCTACAACTTCCTTTTCCGGTACTTTTTCCTGAGAGTTGAGCCAAAGTTGTGCCCAACCTGTGCTGAGGGCACAACTCATATGCACGCTCACGCACAtctggcgctcgcgcgcacaccTGCGTTTCGCCACTTCGCGCATCCACGCACTGTGCGTGTCCGCGCCCCTGTTGATTTCTGCCCATGCACGCGCCTCGGTTTCGTGAACCAATTGCATTAGAGCGTGCCTCTTTCCTTcatttcctttccttctttttaCCACCacccttcttcttcccttctactCCTTCTACCATCTCTACCATCTCTCTTCGCCACCACCGGTGGCAACCACCACTTCCGGCGGTCCCACacctctctttctcctctcctctctcttactCTTCACTACCTTTTCTCTCACTTACATACCtcatttctcttcttcctctcaagGTATTTTTCATTCATTTACTTGTTTAGTTTTCTCATCCATCTTTTTTTCATTAGCTACATTCCCTTACTCTTCCTCttagttagttttcattcatgtttactTGAtttgttagattttctttctctttaatttttttcttatggGTGTTAAAAGTAGGGGCTACTCTTGTATTGTGGAGTTGGATGCTCTTAATTGCTTTTTCATGCAATGTGTGGTATGCTttgatgatttatgatgattATGGGATGTTACATTGTTGCCATTTTCTCAATTTTCGTCATACAaagggatgcacaccaagtgtttgatggaaGACCCACATGACTTTTTGGAGTTACTTTGACTTAGTGTTTTCCATTTGAGTGTTCTTTCTCATTCACTTGCTTGTTCATCTGGGCATTAAGCTTGCTACACTTCTTAGTTCATTTCTACATGCTCATCCCCTAATACTCACCTCTTGTTATTGATGTTAAGAGTGTATGCTTCTCATGCTTTTTGTTTGCATGCATATACCACTGATACATCACATGCTAGTGATTAACCATGATCTTCAATATTTccttagttacatgttgcagctgtcatgtgtcTAAGTCACTTATTCTCTTATGCTTTATCACTTGCATGATTATTATTTCTTGGTGCTTCTTTAAGTTTAATTTTGCCACCTTTCCCTCTCTCCTAGGATGGTTGCCAAGAAAGACAAAGGGAAGACATCTAAGAAGGCACCGCTCCGGTCGGCTAGCAAAGCACAACAAGCCCTTCATTTTGACAAGAACCTAGAGCCAAGCCCCTCCTCAATAAGACAAGAAGTGTTGCTAACATTGATGTTTTGGAAAAGGACAATCCGGCAAGGGATCCAAACAAGTTCCCCAACTGCTCTTGCGAACTTGTCTACCCCTTAATCAAACCAAGAAACTATCATACGGAGCCTCTTCTAGCCCCTCTGGCTCATGTCATTCCGCTCATCATGCCCCGCATCGAGCGGCGACAATGGGAGTTCCTATTGAGGAAGCCACGGGAAGCAAACTTGTCCTGGGTGaaagaattctacactaactaccactCCTCCTCCCTTGCATCGGTATTTGTGCGCCGAAGGCAAGTTCTCGTCACAGACGAGGCCATTCAAAGTGTGCTTAAGACCGGACCGTTAGCGGATGGAATTGATGCATATCAAGAGATTTTGTCGGCACGCTACGAATATGAGTTTAATTGGGATGCCATCCTCAAGGTCATTGCTACACACGAATCATTCTGGATTTGAGAAAGGATGAGGTCGAGGCCCAAGGGAATTGACGCACATTTTCTCACCAGAGAGGCTCAGGCATGGGCGCAAATTCTAGCCCATTATGTGCTCCCTAGCACCCATGGCTCATCAATTACTGCCGAGTTAGCCTTGTTGGTTTGGTGTGTCCTCACAGAGAGACCGGTACATATTCTCTGTCTCATTCGCCAAGCTATGGGCCGCATCCACGCTAAGGGGAACCTACCCTTTCCCGCTCTAGTGACCGACTTAGTTGCCGCAGCCGGTGTCCCCGAGAGACCAAGGATCGGAGGGCCATGATCCCGATGGACGGCGATGTTATTCCAAACGGGAGATATCTTTATCCTCCGGCGGACACCGAGGGACCAAACTCAGCCATCCCCATGAGCATTCCCACCACATCAACCGCACCAAAATCATCCTTGCAACGCATAGAGGACCTCCACAAGAAGCTTGATCATTATGAGCGGCGCAATCAATGCTGATACACTTTTGTCAAAAAGCTTCTGAATTGCTTAGCACCACCTATGGAAGAATTGGAAATCTCCACATCCACCGGCACCGACAATGAAGATAGCAATAATAATGGAGAAGATGATGGACACTCGGGAGCCGATCAACCTCTGCGTCTCACTCAAGGctcggaggaccgtgccaacttctaagtatggggaggtcggtcGGCCGACCGGTCTTCATAGGTAGCACCCAAATAAATTTTGGATCACTTTTCTtaattaggatagattgcatattaGGTTTTTCATTTTTGACATCTGTTATAAATCCACTTGGTTAGAGTAATGACTTCTCTCCTAGAACTAGAATTTTAGGGCAACCCtaccaattttaaaaattttttatgctatGCTTGTTCGAAGAATGTAATTTGGAACATCGATTTtgagccaagaacacaagcaagcgagacttgagcctaattgcgtggttacattttataaccacttacttcccttcttgtgtgcattgttctctctctacgattgtgatccttaatttgtttgactctatatgtccattgttatatgtatgaatgcatgtgcatgattgaggccatcaattcacTCAGCtacttgataaaccccatttttagggtttatcatctatagaatctaagggttttatcaatgatctttcatacttattcatataaaaactgcatgattttgtgttcctttcccattttacctcatagatgaaaatatgcttcttttacATCAAAATTGAGatattgtaatcctcctctattaccattagatgccttgatccgtttgttaagtgatttcagaagttatagggaaaaaatggctaagaggaatgaaggaagcatgcatgaatggaaggagtATGGAACAAATCAAAGAATTGGAGTTTggacatgcacgcgcacgcgcaccgtacgcgtacgcgtggatgcgctCATCCAGAGACAGCGCAGTGGAGCCGAGCGAGGAGCCGGTGTGCCTATATGGTTGGGCCATATTCCTTATGACGCTCGCGCGCACCTTACGCCTGCGCGCAGATCGCAAAAGacccaaggacgcgtacgcgtgcagtgcgcgtacgcgtcgatgtgcacacataattttttaaaaggaaCACGTGACCAGCGATTTCAGGGGGTTCCTAGGCCCTGTTTTGGAGCATATTTTAGAGGGAAAAgattaagaagaccaaggattagggTGTGAGGACAATTagtcataattctagatattttagggagttagttagattttgtttttagagagagaaacttcaacttctctctagaatttcacTTCCTCTattgcaattctcctttgatttcttggtgagatccattgttaATTCACTTTTGCTTTGGTACAAGTTGTAGAtctattcttcttctactcttaattgatgCTCTTTTGATTCAAAtccttagatctagatttggttGACTTagttactttgaatttggattaatgaattgaagtttcattcaattgtttgattgttgatgattgtttggattagatagctttaattcaattctcttttctcaaTTATATCATGTTTTCCATCattgcctaccaattgtttgtgataatgacaaccctagctatggagtagattcctcttacttggcttaggggttgagttattggagtgcactaaagctagacttccctagggtgagactaggacttgtgactcaagctagttactctcacttgactttcctccattattagggagttaactaagtgaagcaataatcaactcttatcataattgaaggaaaatataatgatggaacttccaatgcttaccttagccaaggcttttatctcaattaattgttgtttGCTTTGCTATcttgaattcttgcaccaactctcaaaaccataaaagctttcctaatcaatgatgcatattctaaagcaattcctagggagaacgacccgggatcaatactctcggtcatagattttagaattgtttgatgcgatattcgcgtgttggttagactatactcacgatcggaTTCATTACTAGTTTCTAACCGGCATAAGAATAtgtccgttcatcaaaatggcgccgttgccagggaatttgcttatgtgtgccattccattggttagtgtgaatatgttaatatgtgaatacttgcatttttctattaattgattgtttgtttgtttgattgatAGTTAGGATTAGTCTTTGCTTAGATACCAATTGATGTCATGAACTTTTTACCTCCTTCATTGTATGACGCGCTCACTACCAAACCCAAGCTTAGCAccatttgatttggaaattgaaagaactttgcttCATATTAGGAAAGCTCGGAGGCGGTGAGTCTTTGAGGAAGGTGAAAAGGTTTTTACCAATTCACCAACCATATCATCGTCATCCAACGAAGGCACTAATTACTCTTCCGTTGATACTACTAATAGTTCTTCTTTTGATCTAGGTATTGACAACATGTCCGCTCAAAGGAGAGTTACCCTCAAGGAAGCAGGTGCACCGGATTTTGTTCTCCAACCTCTACATGTGCTTCATCCtaacttgaatgcaaactttgaactcaagaccgctcTCATCAATCTCTTACGAAAGTTCTATTGATTTCCCGCACAAGATCCAATTAGACACCTCAAGGACTTTCATGGTGTATGCTCGACTACTAGGGGGAAAGATCCGATGAAgtggctatatggttgtttgccttctctttctctcttgagggaagagcAAAGGAGTGGTTCTATACCTTACCTAGTGATGTTGTGTccgattgggacttgcttagaagaTAATTCCTTGATAAATTCATGCCCGTGGAAATGACGGACAAGCTAAGGAAGGAGATCTCATGTATTGTACAAAGCGAGATGGAAACTTTGTATgaatattgggaacggtttcgcaaacTCCTTGATTCATGCCCcaaccacatgattgacactcaAGTCTTGCTTAGCTTTGTGTGCCAAGGCATGAGGGAGCAAGATAAGAATTTGTTGGATGCTTcaagcaatggttctttgtcaaAGTATAGGATGGctgaggaggcatggcaactcattACCAACTTGGCCGAGTCCACTCAACATGCTAGACGGAGAGTCAACCGTCCAAGGGCCGTGAATGAAGTTTCTTCTAGTGGTGAGACTGCTACCCTTACTAAGACCTTGTGTGAGATGACAAGCCTTCTAAAGCAACTCCatgtgaatcaacaacaacctccatccCAACAACCACTACCTCCTCAAAACCAACAATGTCAACAATTGGTCCCCCAAAAAGTTTGTGACATTTACTCATGCTACTCCCACTACACGGATGAATGTCCAAGTCTCTAAGAAGATAACACTCTAGCGGCTACCCACAACTTTTATGATCGCTCCTACTATGAACGTGCTAATCAAGGATACCATAATCAAGGGAGCAATTATAACCAAGGGTACCCCCAACAAGgaggcaactataaccaagggagTAACAACTCTAATCAAGGATGGAGGGATAACTCCAACAAAAGTTGGCGGGACAATTATCAACAAGGAGGAAGGGATAATGGAGGCAAccaaaggtggaacaacaacacTCCACAAAACTGCTATTCACAAAACCCTCCAAACCAACAACCAAATCAAGAAAGGAACTATCAAACCTACGTACCACCTCATAGACAACCACTTCCACCTAACGAACCCCAAGCACCACAAATCACCTATCCTTCCACATCCCCAAACCAAGATGACACACTCCGGTCCATACTCCAAGGACAAAAAGAACTCCAAAACACACTCAACTCAAGTCTTAATGGTCACACTTCTACCCTCCAAGCTCTCATTGCTCGCATGGAGCCACCTTCTACTCCCACCCTTCAAGCCTCAACTTCTAGTGCCATACCCTCTCAACCTCTACCCAAttccaagggtggcatcaacacCGTAACCTTGAGGTCTGGAACTCAATTGAAGGAAAGTGATTCAAAGACACCTAGTCCAATGAAAGTCACTCAAGAGGAAGATAGAGTTAATatagaagaaattgaagaggaggaggagtcaCATATAatagttgaagatgaagaccCTCTACCAAGGAGTGACGTTTCTATGAAGGAGCAAATCTTGGAGGAAGTGGCTCAATCAattccatttcctacattggcaaGAAAGGCTAAGAAGCGTGTGGAACTTGATCCAACAATGGTAAAGATGTTCAAGAAAGTGGAGGTAActatccccctctttgatgctatacATCAAGTGCCTAAATATACAAAATTTCTTAAAGACTTGTGTATGAACAAAGATAAATTTCATGAGTTGGAAaccattccattgggtagttccaTTTCGGCTTTGATGGGATCCATTCCGGAAAAG is drawn from Arachis hypogaea cultivar Tifrunner chromosome 12, arahy.Tifrunner.gnm2.J5K5, whole genome shotgun sequence and contains these coding sequences:
- the LOC112730083 gene encoding uncharacterized protein, with translation MTDKLRKEISCIVQSEMETLYEYWERFRKLLDSCPNHMIDTQVLLSFVCQGMREQDKNLLDASSNGSLSKYRMAEEAWQLITNLAESTQHARRRVNRPRAVNEVSSSGYHNQGSNYNQGYPQQGGNYNQGSNNSNQGWRDNSNKSWRDNYQQGGRDNGGNQRWNNNTPQNCYSQNPPNQQPNQERNYQTYVPPHRQPLPPNEPQAPQITYPSTSPNQDDTLRSILQGQKELQNTLNSSLNGHTSTLQALIARMEPPSTPTLQASTSSAIPSQPLPNSKGGINTVTLRSGTQLKESDSKTPSPMKVTQEEDRVNIEEIEEEEESHIIVEDEDPLPRSDVSMKEQILEEVAQSIPFPTLARKAKKRVELDPTMVKMFKKVEVTIPLFDAIHQVPKYTKFLKDLCMNKDKFHELETIPLGSSISALMGSIPEKCVDPGPCLVSCVIDGV